CTCGGCCGCCTCCTGGATACGGGCAATTTTCCGGCTCGCCTCCCGGACCTGGACCTCGTCGCCAATGCCGACCATATAGGAGGGAATGGTCACCCGACGATTATTGACCAGAAAGTGGCCGTGGCGGACGAGCTGTCTGGCCTCCGAACGCGAGGTCGCAAATCCCATCCGGTAGACGGTGTTGTCAAGACGGCGCTCCAGGAGCAAGAGCAGGTTCTCGCCGGTGACGCCGCGCTGGCGCTCGGCCAGGGAAAACATCCGGCGGAAGGGCTGCTCCAGGGCGCCGTAGATACGTTTGAGCTTCTGCTTCTCACGTAGCTGAATGCTGTACTCGGTCGCCTTCCGGCCCCTGCCCTGCCCGTGCTGTCCCGGCGGGTAGCTCCGCCGTTCTATCGCACATTTATCGGTGTAGCAGCGCTCTCCCTTGAGGAAAAGCTTGATTCCCTCTCGCCTGCACAGGCGACAGACTGGCCCGCTGTATCGCGCCACAAAATCCTCCAGCTTTCGTCTAGCTTGGTGGGGGGCTCCGTCGTGTCAGTGATGGCTCACCACAGTCGCTCTCGCGTGTGAGCGTTGACATGTGCCCTTTGACTTTCTTATCTTCCTCAACCGCCTCATACCCGTCGCCGTTTTGGAGGACGACAGCCGTTATGCGGAATCGGGGTCACGTCCCGGATGACGCTCACCGCAAAGCCGGTGGCCTGCAATGAGCGCAGGGCCGACTCCCGCCCCGCCCCCGGTCCCTTGACGTGGACCTGAACGGAACGCATACCGGCATCGGCCGCTTTTCGCGCCGCGCTCTCGGCCGCCATTTGGGCGGCATACGGCGTGCCTTTGCGCGAGCCTTTAAAGCCCACGCTGCCCGAACTGGCCCAGGCGACCGAATTCCCCTGCGGGTCGGTGATGGTCACGATGGTGTTGTTGAAGGTCGAGTAGATATGAACGACGCCCTCTGGGACCGACCGCTTCACGCGTTTCCTGCGTGTCGAAGCACGCTCGCCGGCTCTGGCCATGCCATGTTCTCCTTACAGCTGCGGACTAGCGGATCGGCGCCTGTTTCTTCCCGGCCACCGTGCGCTTGGGGCCTTTTCGGGTCCGCGAGTTTGTCTTGGTCCGCTGTCCCCGGACCGGCAGATTCTTGCGGTGTCGGATACCCCGATGGGAGCCGATGTCGATGTAGCGCTTGATATTACCGGTCACATCCCGGCGCAGGTCACCCTCAACCCGATAGTCTTCCTCAAGAACACGGCGAATCGTGGCAACCTCGTCATCGCTTAAGGCATCGGTGTTGCGCTCCAGCGGAACAGCGGCCGTCGCAAGGATGTCAGCTGCCGTCTTGCGCCCAATGCCGTAGACGTAGGTCAGGCCGATTTCGATCCGTTTGTTCCGGGGCAGTTCAATCCCGGCGACACGTGCCATGGTGCTTCTCCCTGTCCTCGCTGGTCCTAGCCTTGGCGTTGTTTGTGGCGGGGATTCTCACAAATAACGCGCACCTTGCCAAAGCGGCGAATAAGCTTGCATTTCCGACAAATCTTTTTGACCGAAGCCCGAACTTTCATACACGGCTCCTCTCTGACGATCTTAGAGCTGGCTCAGGATCTGTGGCCCGCGCTCCGTAATCGCGATGGAGTGCTCAAAATGCGCCGACAAGCTGCCGTCTTTTGTCACCGCGGTCCAGGCGTCGTCTTTCATCATGACCGCCGCCTGCCCCATATTGACCATGGGTTCAATCGCCAGAACCATCCCCTCTCGCAGGCGAACCCCGCGATTTTTGGTGCCATAGTTGGGAACGGCGGGATCCTCGTGCAGGCGTCGCCCGACCCCGTGGCCGACAAAATCGCGTACAACGGAAAAGCCCTCCCGTTCAACACGGTCCTGGATTGCGGCCGACACATTGCCCAAGCGGTTTCCGACCTGGGCCTGGGCGATCCCTTCTTCGAGCGACTCGGCCGTCGTGGTCAGGAGTTTGTGTGTACGCTCTGGGGCGGCTCCGAGCACAAAGGAGATGGCGGCGTCCCCATAAAAGCCCTCATGAATGACACCAAAATCAAGACTCACCACGTCTCCGTCTTGGATGGTGCGCGCAGTATTCGGAATCCCATGGACAATCTCATCGTTGATCGACACACAAATCGTGGCCGGAAAGGGTACCGAACCGTTGCGAATGGTATACCCCTTGAAGGCAGATGCGGCGCCCTTTTTCCGAATCAGTTCGGCGGCCCAGCGGTCGATTTCACCGGTTGAGATACCGGGGCGCACCTGCTCTCGCAGCTCAGCCAGGATCTCGATCACGATCCGGTTGGCTTTGCGCATGAGTGCAATTTCGTGTGGCGACTTGAGGAAGATCATAAGCCTGTAGCGTGGGCTATCCTCTGCGGCCCCGAATGCGGCCCCGTTTCATGAATCCTTCATAGTTGCGCATCATGATCTGGGTTTCCATTTGGCCGACCGTGTCAAGGGCCACACCCACAACGATCAGTAGCGCCGTTCCGCCAAAGAAGAACGGCACATTAAAGAAACTGACCAGCAGATTGGGTATGACACAAATGATGGCCACATAGATGGCGCCACTCAGGGTAATGCGGCTCAGCACCCGGTCGATGTATTCAGCCGTCCGCTGCCCCGGCCGGATCCCGGGGATAAACCCTCCGTATTTCTTCATATTGTCGGCAACGTCGGTCGGATTGAAGACCACCGCCGTGTAAAAGTAACAGAAGAAAATGATCATGGCTACATAAGCCAGGTTGTAGATGGAGCTGCCGGGAGCCAGGGTATCGGCCACGGCCTGGGCCCATGGATGCTCGGAGAACCCGGCTATGGTCACCGGAAAAATGAGGACCGACGAGGCAAAAATAGGCGGAATGACTCCTGCGGTATTGATCTTCAGCGGCAGATGCGAACTCTGCCCGCCGTAGACCTTGCGGCCGACCATCCGTTTGGCGTACTGCACCGGGATGCGCCGCTGGGAGCGTTCCATGAAGATCACCGCCCCCACAATGGCCACCATGCCAACCAACAGCAGCCCGACGGTCAGAATACCCAACTCGCCCTCACGCACAAATTCGGTCGTGGCGGTCACCGCCGAGGGAATGCTGGCCACAATGCCGGCAAAAATGACCAGGGAAATACCGTTGCCAATGCCCCGCTCGGTAATCTGCTCGCCCAGCCACATGATGAAGGCCGTACCGGCGGTGAGGGTAATCATGGTCATGATGCGGAAACTCCAGCCGGGCTCAAACACGACGGAGTTGCCACCCGGAGCCTGGATCTGCTCCAGGCCGATGCTGATGAAAAATCCCTGCAGCAGCGACAGCCCGACCGTGCTGTAGCGTGTGTATTGGGTAATTTTTCGCCGGCCCAGCTCGCCCTCTTTGGACAGGCGTTCGAGGGTGGGGACCACGACGGTCAGGAGTTGCAGGATAATGGAGGCGCTGATGTAGGGCATGATGCCCAGGGCGAAGATCGAAAAACGCTCCAGGGCTCCGCCGGAAAACAGATTGACCAGACCAAAGACGGTGCTGGCCGCCTGTTCAAAAAAGGCGGCCAGGGAGTCACTGTCAATGCCCGGCGTGGGAATGGCCACGCCAACGCGATACACCGCCAGCATGCCCAGGGTAAAAAACAGACGGCGCCGCAGTTCCGTAATCTTGGCGGCGTTTTGGAAGCCTTCGAGCATGATTATCCGACCTCTGCCACTCCGCCGGCGGCGGTGATCTTCTCGCGCGCCTGCCGGCTGAAGGCATCGGCTCTGACGGTCAGCGCCTTGGTGCACTCACCGCTGGCCAGGATTTTGATCTTCTTCCTGCCCCGCACCAAACCCGATGCACGCAGAACGTCGGCGTCAACACGCGTTCCAGCCTCGAAACGCTCCAGGCTGCCCAGGTTCACGACCTGGTACTCGGTCCGAAACGGGTTATGAAAGCCGCGCTTGGGCAGGCGCCGGGCGAGCGGCATCTGGCCGCCCTCGTAGCCGGGCGACAGCGTGGAGCCGGAACGCGAGCCCTCACCCTTATGGCCCCGCCCGGCGGTCTTGCCCTGACCCGAACCAGGACCGCGGCCGAGCCGCTTGCGGTTTTTTGTTGCCCCGGCGGCCGGTTTGAGATGACTAAGATCCATGCGCCCGTACCTCAATCAGATGGTAGACTTTTCTGAGCATACCCTGCAGCGAGGGCGAGTTGTTGCGGAGCACAGTCTTTTCCCGGTGGGTCAGGCCGAGGCCGCGCAACGTCTCACGCTGACGGCGGGTCTGGCCAATCCCACTTCGTTTGAGCGTGATTTCCAGCACATTCGAGGTTTCACTCATAGCCCTTCGCCTCGTAATTCTTCAACGCTTTTTCCCAGGCGTTCGGCAACCTGCTCGGGCAGGGCCAGACTGCGTAGCGCTTCCAGGGTCGCCCGCACGGAGTTGTGCGAATTGGTCGAACCCAGGCATTTGGTGAGCGCATTGCGTACGCCGGCCAACTCCATGACGGCGCGGACTCCGCCACCGGCGATCAGGCCGGTGCCTTGCGAAGCCGGCTTCAACAGCACCCGTCCGGCCCCGTGCCGGCCAATCACCTCGTAGGGCAGCGTTCCCTCGATGAGCGGGACATGGATCAGCGACTTCTTCGCCTTCTCCACCCCTTTGCGAATGGCTTCCGGAACCTCGTGCGCTTTGCCGAGTCCATACCCGACGTGGCCCTCACCGTCCCCGGCGACGACCACCGCGCTGAAGCTGAAGCGCCGTCCGCCTTTGACCACCTTGCTGACCCGGTTGATATGGACAACGCGTTCTTTGATATCAAGCCCGTCGGCATTGATTCGTTCATCGACAGGAGTCACGCCTCGCCTCCTTAGAATTGCAGGCCAGCCTCGCGGGCGGCTTCGGCAACCGCCCGGATACGGCCGTGATACAGAAAACCGTTGCGGTCGAAAATGACACGCTCAATACCCCGCTCCTGGCACCTGCGGGCAATCATCGTCCCGACTACCTTGGCCGCGTCAACATTCGCGGTTTTCTTGGTGTCGTCGAAGTCGCTCGACAAGGTTGAGGCCGTCAACAGAGTTTGTCCGCTCTGGTCGGAGATCACCTGGACATACAGATGTTTGCTGCTGCGGTAGACGCTCAGACGAGGACGGCTGTCCGTTCCTCGTACGCCTCGACGAACCCGTTTTTTACGGACCAGCCTGCCGTGTTCCCGAATATGTGTCCGCGCCATGGTCTCACTGCGCTCCTCCGGCAGCGGTTTTGCCGGCTTTTCTGCGAATATGCTCCTCTGCGTATTTGATACCCTTACCC
This window of the Desulfurellaceae bacterium genome carries:
- the rpsD gene encoding 30S ribosomal protein S4, coding for MARYSGPVCRLCRREGIKLFLKGERCYTDKCAIERRSYPPGQHGQGRGRKATEYSIQLREKQKLKRIYGALEQPFRRMFSLAERQRGVTGENLLLLLERRLDNTVYRMGFATSRSEARQLVRHGHFLVNNRRVTIPSYMVGIGDEVQVREASRKIARIQEAAELAQRRGVPEWLEVEKDTFVGRMKALPGRADLTVPVNEQLIVELYSKV
- the rpsK gene encoding 30S ribosomal protein S11, whose product is MARAGERASTRRKRVKRSVPEGVVHIYSTFNNTIVTITDPQGNSVAWASSGSVGFKGSRKGTPYAAQMAAESAARKAADAGMRSVQVHVKGPGAGRESALRSLQATGFAVSVIRDVTPIPHNGCRPPKRRRV
- the rpsM gene encoding 30S ribosomal protein S13; the protein is MARVAGIELPRNKRIEIGLTYVYGIGRKTAADILATAAVPLERNTDALSDDEVATIRRVLEEDYRVEGDLRRDVTGNIKRYIDIGSHRGIRHRKNLPVRGQRTKTNSRTRKGPKRTVAGKKQAPIR
- the rpmJ gene encoding 50S ribosomal protein L36; its protein translation is MKVRASVKKICRKCKLIRRFGKVRVICENPRHKQRQG
- the map gene encoding type I methionyl aminopeptidase, producing the protein MIFLKSPHEIALMRKANRIVIEILAELREQVRPGISTGEIDRWAAELIRKKGAASAFKGYTIRNGSVPFPATICVSINDEIVHGIPNTARTIQDGDVVSLDFGVIHEGFYGDAAISFVLGAAPERTHKLLTTTAESLEEGIAQAQVGNRLGNVSAAIQDRVEREGFSVVRDFVGHGVGRRLHEDPAVPNYGTKNRGVRLREGMVLAIEPMVNMGQAAVMMKDDAWTAVTKDGSLSAHFEHSIAITERGPQILSQL
- the secY gene encoding preprotein translocase subunit SecY, with protein sequence MLEGFQNAAKITELRRRLFFTLGMLAVYRVGVAIPTPGIDSDSLAAFFEQAASTVFGLVNLFSGGALERFSIFALGIMPYISASIILQLLTVVVPTLERLSKEGELGRRKITQYTRYSTVGLSLLQGFFISIGLEQIQAPGGNSVVFEPGWSFRIMTMITLTAGTAFIMWLGEQITERGIGNGISLVIFAGIVASIPSAVTATTEFVREGELGILTVGLLLVGMVAIVGAVIFMERSQRRIPVQYAKRMVGRKVYGGQSSHLPLKINTAGVIPPIFASSVLIFPVTIAGFSEHPWAQAVADTLAPGSSIYNLAYVAMIIFFCYFYTAVVFNPTDVADNMKKYGGFIPGIRPGQRTAEYIDRVLSRITLSGAIYVAIICVIPNLLVSFFNVPFFFGGTALLIVVGVALDTVGQMETQIMMRNYEGFMKRGRIRGRRG
- the rplO gene encoding 50S ribosomal protein L15, whose protein sequence is MDLSHLKPAAGATKNRKRLGRGPGSGQGKTAGRGHKGEGSRSGSTLSPGYEGGQMPLARRLPKRGFHNPFRTEYQVVNLGSLERFEAGTRVDADVLRASGLVRGRKKIKILASGECTKALTVRADAFSRQAREKITAAGGVAEVG
- the rpmD gene encoding 50S ribosomal protein L30, coding for MSETSNVLEITLKRSGIGQTRRQRETLRGLGLTHREKTVLRNNSPSLQGMLRKVYHLIEVRAHGS
- the rpsE gene encoding 30S ribosomal protein S5, whose translation is MTPVDERINADGLDIKERVVHINRVSKVVKGGRRFSFSAVVVAGDGEGHVGYGLGKAHEVPEAIRKGVEKAKKSLIHVPLIEGTLPYEVIGRHGAGRVLLKPASQGTGLIAGGGVRAVMELAGVRNALTKCLGSTNSHNSVRATLEALRSLALPEQVAERLGKSVEELRGEGL
- the rplR gene encoding 50S ribosomal protein L18; translated protein: MARTHIREHGRLVRKKRVRRGVRGTDSRPRLSVYRSSKHLYVQVISDQSGQTLLTASTLSSDFDDTKKTANVDAAKVVGTMIARRCQERGIERVIFDRNGFLYHGRIRAVAEAAREAGLQF